A genomic window from Dermacentor silvarum isolate Dsil-2018 chromosome 9, BIME_Dsil_1.4, whole genome shotgun sequence includes:
- the LOC125940004 gene encoding b(0,+)-type amino acid transporter 1-like: MAEQQGSPYGRLRRDMGLFSAVAVVVGNCVGAGIFITSSIVYQEAGSVGVDLLIWVAAGVASLIHGLCIAEMGTMLPSAGGAYEYLKVAVESLGKTGDAICFVYSWCFILVDPIGAALHALTFTSYFLGLVYGSCPPPQSVTALVSIAAIELSAVVNIFSLRTSMKLQNYIFIVKLCVLIAIIGTGIVWAFQAPLLLGKFSFSGQTTPRGVVEAFSVAMFNGAGSTPICCMAEEMSDPCRTIPRALLGGLFLVTALHVLTNMAYFVVLDPACMTATEATAATFARLTWGTAGHFLVPIIVCVCTFGTMSCSCLTNVRLFMAAARNKHLPEVFSLISIKSSIPVVSIFGRTCIAMAFTVTGSVGFLAKSFMASVSVMNVMSILAMLKLRRTLKDTSRGIRVPTFLIFLNLVILLTLVVTPFLGRSHVMKFVVTFGTMMLGFPAYFFFGALSQTTTATALFHFVQKLFQCVPCVPYRR; this comes from the exons ATGGCTGAACAACAAG gctcccCTTACGGTCGCCTCCGAAGGGACATGGGCCTCTTCAGTGCTGTTGCCGTGGTAGTGGGAAACTGCGTCG GGGCCGGCATCTTCATCACATCGAGCATTGTTTATCAAGAGGCGGGTTCTGTTGGCGTCGACCTTCTCATTTGGGTAGCTGCAGGGGTTGCCTCTCTAATTC ATGGACTTTGCATTGCCGAAATGGGCACGATGTTGCCATCTGCTGGTGGGGCCTACGAATACCTGAAAGTTGCCGTCGAGTCCCTAGGAAAAACAGGAGACGCGATTTGTTTTGTGTACTCCTGGTGCTTCATTCTGGTGGATCCTATCGGGGCGGCGCTACACGCGCTGACCTTCACAAGTTACTTTCTGGGACTTGTCTACGGGAGCTGCCCACCGCCGCAATCGGTGACCGCGTTGGTTAGTATTGCGGCAATCG aactGTCAGCCGTAGTCAACATTTTTTCGCTACGGACGTCGATGAAATTACAGAACTATATCTTTATTGTGAAGCTCTGTGTACTGATTGCAATCATTGGAACGGGCATCGTGTGGGCTTTTCAAG CGCCACTTCTGCTAGGCAAGTTCTCATTCAGCGGACAAACGACGCCAAGAGGAGTCGTGGAAGCCTTCTCGGTGGCAATGTTCAACGGTGCCGGAAG TACCCCGATCTGCTGCATGGCGGAGGAGATGTCTGACCCTTGCCGAACAATCCCGAGGGCCCTATTGGGTGGCCTTTTCCTCGTTACTGCTCTGCACGTGTTAACCAATATGGCTTACTTCGTGGTCCTGGATCCGGCGTGCATGACCGCAACTGAAGCGACAGCCGCAACTTTTGCACGACTCACGTGGGGAACCGCAGGACATTTTCTGGTGCCAATCATCGTCTGCGTCTGCACGTTCGGGACGATGAGTTGCAGCTGCTTAACCAATGTCCGTCTCTTTATGGCAGCCGCACGCAACAAGCAtctgccggaagtgttctctcTGATATCGATCAAGAGTTCAATTCCAGTTGTTTCCATATTCGGCAGGACGTGTATAGCGATGGCATTTACAGTTACGGGCTCGGTGGGATTCCTTGCCAAAAGCTTTATGGCATCTGTTTCTGTGATGAATGTGATGTCAATTTTAGCCATGCTCAAGCTACGCAGGACCCTCAAGGACACATCCAGAGGTATCAGAGTTCCAACGTTCCTCATATTCTTAAACCTTGTCATCTTGTTGACCCTTGTGGTCACACCATTCCTGGGAAGAAGTCATGTCATGAAGTTTGTCGTGACGTTTGGCACCATGATGCTTGGTTTCCCCGCGTACTTTTTTTTCGGCGCATTGAGTCAAACAACTACAGCAACGGCTCTCTTCCACTTTGTTCAGAAACTTTTTCAATGTGTCCCATGCGTGCCCTACAGGAGATAA